One genomic window of Magnolia sinica isolate HGM2019 chromosome 3, MsV1, whole genome shotgun sequence includes the following:
- the LOC131239580 gene encoding transcription termination factor MTERF9, chloroplastic, with protein MKREMIAKASALRFLHFIVPTLSDSIFIPSSICKAFTLASPTFSSKALEVVAGVEKVVGNDAPKDTVDIFRRCGCNDIEISKILLRQPSLLRVNLPLLQGKLNILQSLGIVGSDLIKIITCRPRFLACRLNKGLDHRLQFLETLFESRQMLRKAIIRNPSLLNYDVDNRMKPCVALYEEMGINRLELGFMLNSRPMIIPRSSLNKEKLAYIQSTGLSKESKMYKYVVSLIAVSRLETIREKVANFEKFGFSFDDVMHLFARTPNVLTLSIHKVQRNMTYIMGTMKLPARIVLDQPFLLYANLEGVLRPRFLLAGKIQEMGLQPQIKGPAMVTAMRMAKPRFQKAFITCHENDIAKSLMEFYSKTKSIKRLAQDSKLGLRKGFPF; from the coding sequence ATGAAGAGAGAGATGATAGCAAAGGCCTCTGCTCTCCGTTTTCTGCACTTTATTGTTCCTACTCTATCCGACTCCATTTTCATACCCTCCTCTATTTGCAAAGCCTTCACCCTTGCTTCCCCCACCTTCTCCTCAAAAGCATTAGAAGTAGTAGCAGGAGTAGAAAAAGTAGTAGGTAATGACGCTCCTAAAGACACTGTCGACATCTTCCGCAGATGCGGCTGCAATGACATTGAGATCTCCAAAATCCTCCTTCGCCAGCCTTCCCTTCTTCGAGTCAACCTTCCCCTCCTCCAAGGTAAGCTCAATATTCTACAAAGCTTGGGAATTGTCGGATCGGACCTCATCAAGATCATAACCTGCCGCCCCCGTTTCCTAGCTTGCCGACTTAACAAAGGCCTCGACCACCGCCTTCAATTCCTTGAGACATTGTTTGAATCTCGACAAATGCTCCGCAAGGCCATTATTCGCAACCCCTCCCTCCTCAATTATGATGTTGATAACCGAATGAAACCCTGTGTCGCCCTCTATGAAGAGATGGGCATCAACAGACTGGAATTGGGGTTCATGCTTAATTCCCGCCCCATGATAATACCCCGCTCATCCCTCAACAAAGAGAAGCTTGCCTACATTCAATCCACTGGCCTCTCCAAGGAATCCAAGATGTATAAATATGTTGTCTCCCTCATTGCTGTCTCTCGCCTCGAGACAATCCGTGAGAAAGTTGCCAACTTTGAAAAGTTTGGGTTCTCATTCGATGACGTGATGCATCTGTTCGCCCGCACTCCCAACGTGCTCACGCTTTCCATCCATAAAGTTCAGAGGAACATGACTTATATCATGGGAACCATGAAGCTACCCGCCCGCATTGTCCTAGATCAACCGTTCCTGTTGTACGCCAACTTGGAGGGGGTATTGAGACCACGGTTTCTCCTTGCTGGGAAGATTCAGGAAATGGGTTTGCAGCCACAGATCAAAGGTCCTGCCATGGTGACAGCGATGAGGATGGCAAAGCCTCGGTTCCAGAAAGCATTCATCACATGCCATGAGAATGACATCGCAAAGAGTCTGATGGAATTTTACAGCAAGACGAAGAGTATCAAGAGATTAGCCCAAGATTCAAAGTTGGGCTTGCGCAAGGGATTTCCTTTTTGA